The following are encoded together in the Glycine soja cultivar W05 chromosome 5, ASM419377v2, whole genome shotgun sequence genome:
- the LOC114412297 gene encoding UPF0481 protein At3g47200-like, producing MTDTQHLSLKFDQLEKAKQIAQNSAPKIQRVAHHLRDRKHFAKHYLPRLVSIGPIHHGAEKLQLGEKYKVMWAAMYLERTKQDAQTLYQKIASNIEQLKELFSEDVVRDFPDDEKLSWSWMLFVDGCSLLQILEKGKLHYPKEMNVKVDQLALVWQDVLLLENQLPYQVLKLLSDHGNDAKLVKSMNEFLKCHHLSPVRQEQKAKKQDMGNFKSKDEDRALTEEEYRSVCVKNEDTLKGEHRIEITQESPIHLLDQLRRYVLDDPHEKKDTGRDKRKKNTNEDLDMITYRNKKRENSTNEDLDMTTYRNKKKEQNTNEDLDMTTYRNIQELRAAGIKLKREKSRRLRDVSFSYRWMCLCAELMLPEITVDDTTAPTFLNLIAYEMCPDFGNNFEICSFVAFMDSLIDHPEDVKELRAAKVLHNALGSDEEVAKLFNTISTDLVPDTESYSHVRCQIEKHYRSKYRTWIALGYHTYFSNPWAIIAFHAALVALVLTFIQTWLAIHPVG from the exons ATGACTGATACACAACACCTCAGCCTAAAGTTTGACCAACTAgagaaagcaaagcaaattgcacAAAATTCAGCCCCAAAGATACAAAGGGTAGCACATCATCTGCGAGATCGAAAACATTTTGCCAAGCATTACTTACCCAGGTTGGTGTCAATTGGTCCAATCCATCATGGTGCAGAGAAACTGCAGCTGGGAGAAAAATACAAGGTTATGTGGGCAGCAATGTACCTCGAACGCACCAAACAAGATGCACAAACTCTGTACCAAAAGATTGCATCAAATATTGAACAACTGAAGGAACTGTTTTCTGAGGATGTTGTTAGAGACTTCCCTGATGATGAAAAGCTCTCGTGGTCGTGGATGCTATTTGTGGATGGATGTTCTCTGCTACAAATCTTGGAGAAGGGAAAACTTCATTATCCAAAAGAAATGAATGTAAAGGTTGATCAACTGGCTCTTGTGTGGCAGGATGTGCTCTTGTTAGAGAACCAGCTTCCCTATCAAGTGCTTAAACTGTTGTCAGACCACGGGAATGATGCAAAGCTAGTAAAGAGCATGAATGAGTTTCTTAAGTGCCATCATTTGTCACCAGTTAGACAGGAGCAAAAAGCTAAGAAACAGGACATGGGCAATTTTAAAAGCAAGGATGAAGATAG AGCATTGACTGAAGAAGAGTACAGAAGCGTTTGTGTAAAGAACGAAGACACCCTAAAAGGAGAACATAGAATAGAAATAACCCAGGAATCACCTATTCATCTTCTTGATCAGCTTCGCAGATATGTCCTTGATGACCCACATGAGAAAAAGGACACAGGAAGggacaaaaggaagaagaatacAAATGAAGACTTGGACATGATAACATACAGGAACAAGAAAAGGGAGAACAGCACAAATGAAGACTTGGATATGACAACATACAGGAACAAGAAAAAGGAGCAGAACACAAATGAAGACTTGGACATGACAACATACAGGAACATACAAGAGCTGAGAGCAGCAGGGATTAAACTTAAGAGAGAAAAGTCACGCAGGCTCAGAGACGTGTCTTTCTCTTATCGCTGGATGTGTTTGTGCGCGGAACTGATGCTTCCTGAGATCACAGTTGATGACACAACAGCTCCTACATTTCTCAACTTGATAGCATATGAGATGTGTCCTGATTTTGGCAACAACTTCGAGATTTGTTCCTTCGTGGCCTTCATGGACTCGCTTATCGACCATCCTGAGGATGTGAAGGAGCTGAGAGCAGCAAAGGTTCTGCACAATGCCCTTGGGAGTGATGAGGAAGTGGCAAAGCTCTTCAACACCATAAGCACTGACTTGGTGCCCGACACGGAGAGTTATTCGCATGTTAGATGCCAAATTGAGAAGCATTATAGGAGCAAATACAGGACATGGATAGCTCTTGGTTATCATACGTACTTTAGTAACCCTTGGGCAATCATTGCTTTCCATGCTGCTCTTGTTGCTCTAGTTCTCACTTTCATCCAAACTTGGCTTGCTATTCACCCTGTTGGCTAG
- the LOC114411120 gene encoding verprolin-like translates to MASRKRARTEDIPSSSNPFPSIAAMEPDAQQAHSLIPMLQSLFRGQLMIVYNQQELAHNRPIISMEQFLEKVAWPKAQLPLERSHKVVPPRLVPARTIVPPEPVPARTEPTSAEPQPPVVDPPASPELETLSPPAPPLIIIPDDSSDEAAAPPDSPSCIIDYGSDFSDWMDC, encoded by the coding sequence ATGGCATCAAGAAAGAGAGCGAGAACTGAGGACATCCCTTCATCATCCAATCCATTTCCTTCGATAGCAGCCATGGAACCAGATGCCCAACAAGCACATTCTTTAATTCCTATGTTGCAAAGCTTATTCAGGGGACAGTTGATGATCGTATACAACCAGCAAGAGTTGGCTCACAACAGGCCAATCATATCTATGGAGCAGTTTCTGGAAAAAGTGGCATGGCCTAAAGCTCAGCTCCCTCTGGAAAGATCGCATAAAGTTGTTCCTCCCAGGCTTGTACCAGCTAGAACTATTGTTCCTCCCGAACCTGTACCAGCTAGGACTGAGCCGACATCAGCTGAACCACAACCTCCTGTAGTAGATCCACCTGCTTCTCCTGAACTTGAGACATTGTCTCCTCCGGCACCACCTCTGATAATCATCCCTGATGACTCATCTGATGAAGCTGCTGCTCCTCCTGATTCCCCATCTTGCATCATAGACTATGGTTCTGACTTTTCTGACTGGATGGACTGTTGA